The Stieleria maiorica genome includes the window GCGACCGTCGGTTTCTGTCCGCCGAACACCATTGCCAGACGTAACATGCCCCAAACATCCATCGCCCCGGACGCAGGAATCGAATCTGACGTTTCGCAATTACTCTGCCAGGCGCGCCAATCTCTCGGCGGCGAAAAGCTACCCAAGGACTGGCACCACCAGGATGGGAGCAACGACAACAGCCAGGCGTTGGGGCGATTGCTGCAGCTTTATCGCAATTACCTGACCATCCTAGCGACGACCCAGCTAGACCGGCGGCTGCGGCGCCGGATGAGTCCGTCGGATTTGGTCCAAGACGCGATGTTGGCCGCCCATCGGGATTTCCGATCCTTTCGGGGATCCAGCGAGCCCGAACTCCTGTGTTGGCTTCGACAGATTTTGGTGAACTGTTTGCGTGACGCGATCGACATGCACCTGAACGCCCAGAAACGGGATTTGCGTCGAGAGGTCTCGATCGAACAGGTCGGACAATCGTTGGACAAAAGTGCCTGTCAGTTGGCCAACGTCTTGGCCGATCGCGGCCCATCGCCCAGCGAACCGGCGCGGCGGCGCGAGCGCGCCGTCGAGCTTGCCGATCAATTGGCAAAGCTGCGGCCGGAGTACCGCGACGTGATCGTATTGAGAAACCTGCAGGGGCTGTCCTTCAACGAGATCGCCGAACGGTTGGACCGGCGCCCCGGCACCGTCCGCATGCTTTGGCTACGTGCGATGGACAAATTCAAGCAAACCTACGAGCAACCTCAAGCGTGACGCCACTGCAACGTGTTGGACTATTCATTCATTTCCGACTTGAGTGTCGAGCCGTCGGCGACACGACACCTGTCCGATGCTCAAAAGGATCGGATGACGCTGCTGTTGGATCGCTACCTTTCGGCACTCGAACAAGATGTTCCACCGGCACTGGAAGAACTGGCGGTCGATGATCCGGAGCTGATCGAACCGCTGCGGTGTTACATCAACGGGCTGGAAGACTTGCACCGAATCGCCGCGGGGTTTGCCCCGCACGGCGCAACCGACGCCGCTGCAGACGATGAGAAGCGACTTGGCGATTTCCGATTGCTCGAGGAAGTCGGCCGCGGCGGCATGGGCGTCGTTTATCGCGCCCGACAGCTGTCACTGGAACGAATCGTCGCAATCAAATTGTTGCCGTTTGCAGCAGTCTTGGATGCCCGCCAGATCGCCCGATTCAAGAACGAAGCACACGCAGCCGCCGGGCTGAACCATCCCAACATCGTGCCGGTGTACACCGTCGGTGTCCAACGCGGTGTCCATTACTATGCGATGCAGTTCATCGAAGGTCGATCGCTGGACGCCGTGATCGCCGATCAATCGGCCCGGGGAGAGATGCCCGATGTCGACGACTCACTTCGGCGAGCGATCGACGTCGCCCAGGCTCTTCATGCCGCCCACGAATTTGGTGTCGTACACCGCGACATCAAACCGTCCAATTTGATCCTCGACAAGGACGACAAGATCTGGGTCACCGACTTCGGATTGGCGCGTTGCCAAACCGACGCCAGCATGACAAAAACGGGTGACATTGTCGGGACGATGAAATACATGAGCCCCGAACAGGCGCGGGGCGAATCGGCGATCGTCGACGGGCGAACCGATGTCTATTCATTGGGTGCGACATTGTATGAAATGCTGTGTCTGCGGCCGGCCTATGATGGCAACGACACCCCGGCCGTGCTGCGACAGATCGAGGAGCGATCGCCCACTCCGCTGCGTTCGCAGCGTGCCAAGATCCCCCAGGATTTGGAGACCGTGATCGCCAAGGCGATGTCGAAATCACGCGACGATCGCTATGAAACCGCACTGCAATTCGCCGAAGATTTGCAACGCGTTCTCGATGGCCAACCTACCGTCGCACGCCCACCGACCCTGGTCGACCGTTTGGCGCATTGGGCGCATGCCCATCGAAACGCCGTTGCCATGACCTTCGCGTTCGGTTTGTTCACGCTTTTGGGGCTTTCAATTAGCATCGCCATGATCGCCTCGGCGAAACAGGAATCCGATGCCAACGCGATCCTCGCCAAACGCAGCGACCGCCTGGCCCGGGCAACGGTCGATCGACTCGGCGCGCAAATGGCTGAACTGTTGTCCGATATCCCTGCGGCAAGTTCCGTCCGACAACAACTGTTGCGCGAGACGTTGACCTATTACCAGGCGTTCGCCGAACAGGCCGATGACGATGAAACATTGACCGAAGACTTGGCGATCACGTTTGGCAAAATCGGGTCGCTGCAAAACGAAATCGGATCGCCGGCCGAAGCCATCGCGTCGTTGGAAGAATCGATGCGGTTGTTTCAACAATTGGCCGACGCCGGCCGGCCGAACGCAACTCTGCAAAACCGTTTGGCCAGCAGTGAAAACAACTTGGCGCTCGCGTTGGACCGTGCCGGCCGATACCAAGCCGCCCAACAACACTACGAATCGGCGATCCAACGATGGCAAGACCTGTCCGATGCCGATCCGGCGGACGTCGAGGCCCGCGCCGGTTGGGCGATGGCCGTGGGCAACTTTGCGTTGCTGTTGAGCAAGACGGACCGCCCGGATCAAGCCGAAGCGATGTTCCACCGCAGCCTGGAAATCGCCCAATCGGCGCCCTCGGCCGCATCCGTTGCCCCGAATGCCCCGTTGGCGAAACAACTCGCGTCGACCTACCAAAACCTCAGTGGGCTGTTGGCCGAACGCGATCCGGGCCAGGCCGTCAGCTATGCCCGGGCCGCCCTTGAGTACCAGATGCGAGAGCTTGACGACGGGCACGCCAGCCCGACCGCCGCGGCTCGCGTGGCGCTGACCTTGAACAGCCTGGGCGCGGCCCAATCGGCGTGCGGAGAGTCCGACGCCGCGATCGAATCCTATCGGCAAGCATCCGAGCTGCAGCAACAACTGATCGGTCGCTGGCCCGGCGAGTTAACGTATCAACGCGATTTGGCGGTGACCCAGAACAATCTGGGGATGGCCTTGGCCGCACAGGATCAATTCGACTCGGCCAGACGCGCATTCGATCAAGCATTGAATTACCAAGTCGCTTTGACTGAAGCATTTGCCGATGATGCAGAGCTTCAAAGCACGCTCGGAGGGATCTACAACAACCACGCCTTCGTGCTGGAAAAACTGAACCGCCATCCCCAGGCGTTGGACTCCTATCGCTTGGCCGTCCAACATCAGCAACGGGCTCTTCTGGCCGCACCCGAAGTGCCCCGGTATCGCGAATACCTGAGCAAGCATTTTTACAACTGCGCCAGACTGCTACGTGAGAGCGACCACTTTGACCAAGCGGTCCAGTTCGCGCTCCAGCGACGCGACCTCTGGCCCGACGACGGCGACCGATTGGCGAGCGTCGCCGAAGAATTGTTGACGACTGCTCAACAGATTCGGCAATCCGTTGCGGCGAACCGCCCGTCACAGGCGATCGCGTCGGATTGTATCGATCATGCCAAAGAAACGCTGAAGACGGCGACCGAAGTGGGGTATCAACATGCAGCCGACTTGCTGAATCGTCCAGAGTTTGCGGAATTGATGCAAAAGCAGCACCTTGACGAAACCTGATAACTAATCTTTTACACAATTCATGAAACAGATTGACGGCAAGCCGCAACCTTCAATGATCAACCACCACGCCAACCGTTCATCGCGCCGCCGTCGCCACGGTGCCTCTCGCAGGCCACCGTTGAATGTCGAACGGTTGGAATGTCGGACCATGTTGGCAGGCGACATCGAACTGGATTTTCAATCCGATGCTGCGTCAACGGAACACGACGGTCGGCTCCCGGCATCTGTCGCGCCCGCTCAGCCCGTCGCGGTGATGGCTGAAAACACGGCGGATCACTCGGCTGGGCAAGTGGTTCAAACGATCCGCCCTATGCCAGCGTTCCCTCATGCGACGACGATCGATCGAATAACGTTGGATGAATCGATCGACACGCTGGCCGTCGATCTGGGGCAAACGTCGCCCCACGGCCGGCGCAAAGCAGGCATCGCGAGCCCAACCGATCGGCCTGATCCTGACGCGTCGCCGGACGACAAAATGCGGGCGGATCGCGAAGGCGGAATGATCTCGGTGGGCTCTCACCCACTGCCTCCCGATGACATCGACGACCTGGCAGATCAGTTCGACACCATCGACTTGAAATTCAGCCTTGTGAGCGAAGATTCAACCTGGGCCGGCGCTCCCCAATCACCTGCCAATCAGCCCTCGGCCCTCCGCGTCTCGAACCTGGGGCAAAGTGCGGTCACGACATCGACCACGCTGCAAGTCGATTCCGGCACCCCGATGGTCCAAGCGGCCCTGCCACAGAACTCGCTGCCACAGCCCGCCCTGCCTGAGAAATCCCTGCCTGAAAACCCCGTCGCGTCGGCGTCTCCCTCACGAGATGACGACGGGGGGATGATTCGTGTTTTCAGCACCACGCTACCGGCAACCGGGTCAACGACACTTTCGTCCAGCGTCCCGATTCAACTCGCTCCCAACATGGGGCACTATCGCAATTTTCGACTTGCCGATGCACCGGGGCTGGATTCAGAACGGGACTCCGACCGGTCGTCCACGCTGGTCAGCCGAAGTGAATCTGGGGATTCCACCGATGGGCCACGCTCGAAACGGAAACTCCGATGGGCGCAGCGGCTATCCAAGTCCATCCCCTCCTCGGTGTCCGTCGTCTCCGGAAGCGCCCTGCTGAGCGGTGAATTGGCAGGCCGCGTCCATCCGAACGGCACGGGACGCACTCCGTAAGACAGCCGGATTTGCAACTCTGATTCTCGACAGGCGAACTTTTTTGGCGAATCCGGCTGCGAGACCGTGACAGCCGGGTTGGGATTTCCGCCATGGAAAGGATCGGTGACGCCCTGCATGATCTTGCCCTGCACGACGTTGCCGCTGCAGGTCCCTGCGGTATTGCAACGAACGTCGATCGGCGTCCGCTGGTGCCCACGATTGCGGATCAGACGCCAATGAACGCTTGTTTGATGAATCCCTTGCAATCCGATCCGGTCACGGAATTATTGGCCAAACTGTATTTACCCCAGTGGCAGGCTGCGGTTTGGCATCTGCAGCCGCCATGGGGATTGGAAGTCCCCGACGGGGTCGTCAGCATGTACGTTGTCATCCGCGGCGGTGGATGGTTGGTGCCCTGCCGCAGTGGATCAAGAAGCCCTGAAACAAGTCCGATCCGCGTTGTCAGCGGTGACCATCTGATCACGACCGACGGCAGTCCCCATCGATTGCTTCGCGAGCCGAATGCCGACACCGAACCGGTCGCGGAACGATTGTCGGATTCCATTTGGCCCTTGGTTCCGGCCGCCCATGATGCGACCACGTTGCTGTATGCCCAATTCGAATTGACCGATCCTCTGATCAATCCATTGGCAATCGGTCTGCCGGATCTCGTCCATCTGAATCATCGTCGCGATCAGGATCTAAAATCCTGTGTGCCGCTGATCGATTTGGTGCATCAAACGACCATGGATGCCGAACCGGGATGGCAGCTGATGGTCCGCAAACTGGCCGAGTTGGTGTTCATACGAACGATCGCGACGGAGTTGCGCCGCAATGCCCGGTGCATCGACGGGGATGGTCAATCGAGATTACTGCGTGCGATGACAGACACGGTGATCGGCCCGGTGCTGAAACAGTTGATCGAATCCCCCCAGCAGCCCTGGTCGGTGCCTGCGATGGCCCAGCAAGCCAAGGTTTCCAAGTCTGCATTTTCGGACCGGTTTCGCAATCTGCTCGGGCGTGCCCCGCTGCAATACTTGACCGAATTGCGAATGCAAAAGGCACGCCAATTGTTGCGAGAGACGAGTGTCGAAATCTCTCACGTCGCCACCCTGGTCGGCTATGAATCTCCGTCGTCGTTCAGCAGTGTCTTCAGGCGGTGGAACCAGTGCTCTCCGGCCGAATTCCGCCGTGGCCGCGACTAAACCAACCGCCCGTTCGACGATTCGCTCATCAACGTATCGACGTCCGTGGGACGCAGCGGTCCCATCGGTGGGCTGTTGCGGTGAATCGCGCTGGTCAACGCACGATCGCTGTCGCGACGCGGGCCATCGACCACACGGTCCTGCGGAACCGGCGGCGCGACAGATAACTGCGTGACGTTTTCATTGACGCGGACCTGGGCGATGTGGATGGGTGCGGATCGAAGATCGCTCACGCAGGCCTTTTCCTGGAACCCGACGCTGACCACCTCTCCCGCGTCGGCCTGAACCGGATCGGCGGAAAAAAGGAACGCGGTGACCGTTCCCGAGTCGTGATCGATCTTGACGGCCATGGCAACATCACCGTTCCAAATCGGGCCGGGTTGGATGTTCAAGTCGTCTGTCCGAATCACGTCGGGATCGTACCGGATCTGGATCTCCGCCGCCCGAAGATCGTTTGCTCGTTCGACACGAAACGGCAAGCTGAGTTCACGCTCGGACTCGTTCCACGATTGCGCCACCGAAACGCTTGCCAACAGCCGTCTACATTCCAACCGCTCGGCAGCAAGCCGACGTGTCTGAAGTGCCATCCTTGTACCGCCACCAGAAGAAAAGAAGTGTGGCGTCCTGCCACGTTGCGTTGCGACGGAGCGACGTTTACCTTCGAAAGCTCAAGGCAGGCAAGAGCAACTGTTGGCCGTTGGTGAAGTTTGCGATCGAATTGGACAAATGGACAATCCGATCGGACAGCGGCGCCTGCTACCACAACTGCGTGGTCGCATAGACCTGATCGACCAGATCTTCGTCCTGCTTTCCCGATCCGGACGACGACGGATCAAGTGCGACGGCATGAGCTGAACGATCGATGATCGTCTCGGTGAACGCCTGAACCTGTTCGCCTTCACCAGCCGACACCGTTGTCAGCGACATGGATTCGGAAACCGCCGCGCCGGCCGCCGATTCGCCCGCGATCAATGCCGTCGTCGTCGAGGCGGGTGGCGGTGCCGTTGCTTCGTTGCCGGATTCCGCGTCCGCATTGATTCGTTCGATCTGGCTGGTCCATGCGTCGGAGCCGACTGGCAACACGAGCGTCGTGAACAAACGGTTGTACAGATACGCCGGATGCAGGCCGATTTCGACGAAGTCTTGATTATCCAGCGCTTCGCCGGCAGTCAGCGTTGCGGTCAATTCATTTTGTCCACCGTCCAAATAGGCGACCGGTTGTTGTTGCGTGAGGGTGTATGTCCCCGGGGTCAGATCGCTGAACTGGTAACTTCCGTCAGCCGCCGTCACGGTTTGTTGCTGTGCGCCGGTCGCCGTGTCCGTCAACGTGATCGTGACACCGGGAATGGCTTCCCCCGAATCGAGTTGGTCGTTGGCATTGGCGTCCGCAAACACGGCCCCGGAAATCGTGTCGGAGCCCGTTTGAATGATCGTCAACGTCCCGTCGGTCGAATCGGCCCCGGCCACCGGCGTCGGCGTGACATCGATTTGACCTTCGTTCAGCACGACCGATGTCAGGTCCAGCGTGGTCGTGCTGCCGAGCGTCGCGTCGCTATCGACGGTGAAGTTCAATTCGACCAAGCTGCCCGCCCCGGACGCCAAATCGGACGATGCGGCGACGAAGATAATCACCGTCCCGGACGCATCGTCGACGTTCACGGTCAATTGCGCATCACTGCTGCCATCCCACACCGATCCGGCAGAAACGTCTGCTTGTTCCAAGTCCAAGACGTTGGTGTCATAGCTGATCCGGATCTCGGCACCGCGGACTCCGGCGGCATCGTCGATGTCCACCGGAACCGAGACCACCGCGGCCGGCGCGGCGGTCAGGTCATCGGCAATGTCGACGGCGGCCAACAAACGACGGGCCGATAGCGTTTCAATCCTGGGACGGCGTCGTTTCGAGCGGGGAATCAAGTTCATCATGCTGAGGCGGCGGG containing:
- a CDS encoding AraC family transcriptional regulator, producing MNACLMNPLQSDPVTELLAKLYLPQWQAAVWHLQPPWGLEVPDGVVSMYVVIRGGGWLVPCRSGSRSPETSPIRVVSGDHLITTDGSPHRLLREPNADTEPVAERLSDSIWPLVPAAHDATTLLYAQFELTDPLINPLAIGLPDLVHLNHRRDQDLKSCVPLIDLVHQTTMDAEPGWQLMVRKLAELVFIRTIATELRRNARCIDGDGQSRLLRAMTDTVIGPVLKQLIESPQQPWSVPAMAQQAKVSKSAFSDRFRNLLGRAPLQYLTELRMQKARQLLRETSVEISHVATLVGYESPSSFSSVFRRWNQCSPAEFRRGRD
- a CDS encoding sigma-70 family RNA polymerase sigma factor, whose amino-acid sequence is MPQTSIAPDAGIESDVSQLLCQARQSLGGEKLPKDWHHQDGSNDNSQALGRLLQLYRNYLTILATTQLDRRLRRRMSPSDLVQDAMLAAHRDFRSFRGSSEPELLCWLRQILVNCLRDAIDMHLNAQKRDLRREVSIEQVGQSLDKSACQLANVLADRGPSPSEPARRRERAVELADQLAKLRPEYRDVIVLRNLQGLSFNEIAERLDRRPGTVRMLWLRAMDKFKQTYEQPQA
- a CDS encoding cohesin domain-containing protein, whose amino-acid sequence is MNLIPRSKRRRPRIETLSARRLLAAVDIADDLTAAPAAVVSVPVDIDDAAGVRGAEIRISYDTNVLDLEQADVSAGSVWDGSSDAQLTVNVDDASGTVIIFVAASSDLASGAGSLVELNFTVDSDATLGSTTTLDLTSVVLNEGQIDVTPTPVAGADSTDGTLTIIQTGSDTISGAVFADANANDQLDSGEAIPGVTITLTDTATGAQQQTVTAADGSYQFSDLTPGTYTLTQQQPVAYLDGGQNELTATLTAGEALDNQDFVEIGLHPAYLYNRLFTTLVLPVGSDAWTSQIERINADAESGNEATAPPPASTTTALIAGESAAGAAVSESMSLTTVSAGEGEQVQAFTETIIDRSAHAVALDPSSSGSGKQDEDLVDQVYATTQLW
- a CDS encoding serine/threonine-protein kinase, yielding MDYSFISDLSVEPSATRHLSDAQKDRMTLLLDRYLSALEQDVPPALEELAVDDPELIEPLRCYINGLEDLHRIAAGFAPHGATDAAADDEKRLGDFRLLEEVGRGGMGVVYRARQLSLERIVAIKLLPFAAVLDARQIARFKNEAHAAAGLNHPNIVPVYTVGVQRGVHYYAMQFIEGRSLDAVIADQSARGEMPDVDDSLRRAIDVAQALHAAHEFGVVHRDIKPSNLILDKDDKIWVTDFGLARCQTDASMTKTGDIVGTMKYMSPEQARGESAIVDGRTDVYSLGATLYEMLCLRPAYDGNDTPAVLRQIEERSPTPLRSQRAKIPQDLETVIAKAMSKSRDDRYETALQFAEDLQRVLDGQPTVARPPTLVDRLAHWAHAHRNAVAMTFAFGLFTLLGLSISIAMIASAKQESDANAILAKRSDRLARATVDRLGAQMAELLSDIPAASSVRQQLLRETLTYYQAFAEQADDDETLTEDLAITFGKIGSLQNEIGSPAEAIASLEESMRLFQQLADAGRPNATLQNRLASSENNLALALDRAGRYQAAQQHYESAIQRWQDLSDADPADVEARAGWAMAVGNFALLLSKTDRPDQAEAMFHRSLEIAQSAPSAASVAPNAPLAKQLASTYQNLSGLLAERDPGQAVSYARAALEYQMRELDDGHASPTAAARVALTLNSLGAAQSACGESDAAIESYRQASELQQQLIGRWPGELTYQRDLAVTQNNLGMALAAQDQFDSARRAFDQALNYQVALTEAFADDAELQSTLGGIYNNHAFVLEKLNRHPQALDSYRLAVQHQQRALLAAPEVPRYREYLSKHFYNCARLLRESDHFDQAVQFALQRRDLWPDDGDRLASVAEELLTTAQQIRQSVAANRPSQAIASDCIDHAKETLKTATEVGYQHAADLLNRPEFAELMQKQHLDET